Proteins encoded within one genomic window of Desulfobacterales bacterium:
- a CDS encoding glycosyltransferase, producing the protein MNVPDLSVVIPVYNEKDNLPELIDRCLAACKTTGRHFEIILVDDGSRDGSRNFISQAADRHPEVIGVMLNRNYGQHAAVIAGLDQSSGEIVVTLDADLQNPPEEIPNLVREMDRGVDVVGTVRENRQDSVFRRVPSALINWLVRRTTGVMMHDYGCMLRAYRRPIVDAMLQCRERSTFIPILANSFAGSTAEIPVRHALREKGESKYGFLKLISLQFDLLTSMSTFPLRLLSFMGAVIAACGIGFGVLLMVMRFAYGDMWAAEGVFTLFAVLFVFIGAQFIGLGLLGEYIGRIYNDVRSRPRFFIQEICGANPSAVEGKSTLSN; encoded by the coding sequence ATGAATGTGCCGGATTTATCCGTGGTCATTCCGGTTTATAACGAAAAAGACAACCTGCCGGAACTTATCGACCGCTGTCTTGCCGCCTGCAAAACAACCGGCCGGCACTTTGAGATCATTCTGGTGGATGACGGCAGCCGGGACGGCTCCCGAAACTTTATTTCTCAGGCCGCGGACCGCCACCCGGAGGTAATCGGCGTGATGCTGAACCGCAATTACGGCCAGCACGCGGCGGTCATTGCCGGCCTGGATCAAAGCAGCGGGGAGATTGTCGTTACCCTGGATGCCGACCTCCAGAATCCGCCCGAAGAAATTCCAAATCTCGTGCGGGAGATGGACCGCGGGGTCGATGTGGTGGGTACCGTGCGTGAAAACCGGCAGGACTCTGTCTTTCGCCGCGTCCCGTCTGCGCTGATCAACTGGCTTGTCCGGCGGACCACCGGCGTCATGATGCATGACTACGGCTGCATGCTCAGGGCCTACCGACGCCCGATTGTCGATGCCATGCTCCAGTGCCGGGAACGCTCCACCTTCATCCCCATTCTGGCCAACAGTTTTGCCGGCAGCACCGCCGAAATCCCGGTCAGGCATGCACTGCGTGAAAAGGGAGAATCCAAGTACGGTTTTTTGAAACTGATTTCCCTCCAGTTTGACCTGCTCACCTCCATGTCCACCTTTCCGCTGCGCCTGCTTTCGTTCATGGGGGCGGTGATTGCGGCATGCGGCATTGGTTTCGGCGTTCTGCTCATGGTGATGCGCTTTGCCTATGGGGATATGTGGGCTGCAGAGGGCGTGTTCACTCTTTTTGCCGTGCTTTTTGTTTTTATCGGGGCTCAATTTATCGGCCTTGGCCTGCTCGGCGAATACATCGGCCGTATCTATAATGATGTTCGATCCAGGCCCCGCTTTTTTATTCAGGAAATCTGTGGCGCAAACCCATCGGCGGTCGAGGGGAAAAGCACCTTATCAAACTGA
- a CDS encoding aminotransferase class I/II-fold pyridoxal phosphate-dependent enzyme, with protein MRSSFIPFSKPAISELEIQAVAEVLRSGWITTGPKTAEFEAAFRGYCNAEGAVALCSATAGMHLLLAALGIGPGDEVITPSMTWVSTVNLIVLAGAKPVFADIDRDTLMVSAETIAPLITDHTRLIIPVHFAGAALDMDPLRRLASKKNIHLAEDAAHAVGTEYHGEKIGRHGSAIFSFHPIKDMTCGEGGMFCSDDSDLVERVRRLKFHGLGVDAYDRTIQGRSPQAEVLEPGFKYNLTDMAAVIGLGQLGRLDRFIEKRALLARRYQALLADVDEILPLAVPFYPMRHAWHLFIVRLDIERAGMSRDTFMTELKKRNIGTGLHFKAVHMQKYYRETLRLPDGALPATEWNSERICSLPLFPDMALEDVDSVVAAIKKVLA; from the coding sequence ATGAGGTCCTCTTTTATTCCGTTTTCCAAACCGGCCATCAGCGAGCTGGAGATTCAGGCGGTCGCCGAAGTCCTCCGCTCCGGCTGGATCACGACCGGTCCGAAGACAGCCGAGTTTGAAGCGGCTTTCCGGGGATACTGCAATGCCGAAGGGGCGGTGGCATTGTGTTCAGCCACAGCGGGTATGCACCTTTTGCTTGCCGCACTGGGCATTGGCCCGGGGGACGAAGTGATTACCCCCTCCATGACCTGGGTATCAACGGTGAATTTAATCGTGCTTGCCGGCGCCAAGCCGGTTTTTGCAGATATTGACCGAGATACGTTGATGGTTTCCGCAGAAACCATTGCGCCGCTCATCACCGATCACACTCGGCTGATTATTCCGGTGCATTTTGCGGGCGCCGCGTTGGATATGGATCCTTTGCGGCGACTGGCTTCGAAAAAAAATATCCATCTGGCCGAAGACGCTGCCCATGCGGTCGGCACCGAATACCACGGGGAAAAGATCGGCCGGCACGGCAGCGCCATTTTTTCCTTTCATCCCATCAAAGACATGACCTGCGGTGAGGGGGGGATGTTTTGTTCCGACGATTCTGATCTTGTTGAACGCGTCCGCCGGTTGAAATTTCACGGCCTCGGGGTGGATGCCTATGACCGGACCATCCAGGGCCGATCCCCCCAGGCAGAGGTTCTGGAGCCGGGGTTCAAGTATAACCTGACCGACATGGCTGCGGTCATCGGACTGGGACAATTGGGCCGGCTGGATCGTTTTATTGAAAAACGGGCACTGCTGGCCCGACGCTATCAGGCACTGCTGGCCGACGTGGATGAGATCCTTCCCCTTGCCGTGCCGTTCTACCCCATGCGCCATGCATGGCACCTGTTTATTGTCCGCCTGGATATCGAACGGGCCGGCATGAGCCGGGACACCTTCATGACGGAATTGAAAAAGAGGAATATCGGAACCGGGCTCCATTTCAAGGCGGTGCACATGCAGAAATATTATCGCGAAACCTTGCGGCTTCCGGATGGCGCCCTGCCTGCGACCGAGTGGAATTCGGAACGGATCTGCTCCCTTCCCCTGTTTCCGGACATGGCCCTGGAGGATGTGGATTCGGTCGTTGCGGCCATCAAGAAGGTGCTCGCATGA